The following coding sequences lie in one Haematobia irritans isolate KBUSLIRL chromosome 3, ASM5000362v1, whole genome shotgun sequence genomic window:
- the LOC142231203 gene encoding uncharacterized protein LOC142231203 translates to MEKIFKEQFVNSVNDLNDFESIYSVAKTTEDIRQLESLRVEVETLWSNVKKAYFDCRNHVPQGEEQPIDKTKLRTHYHEAMSSYKRVLSSINADIIALKDHAAKEKTERESLETHDRNLEFSPALRLPPCDTDVFRGGYSAWPTFRDLFSAIYINNSRLSNVEKLFHLTQKTSGEAREIISNVPLTNDGFILAWKNLTDRYENKRMQVNDQLKTLFNLPNVSVDSSQSVQKLQRTVNSCIQTLETLGIEVKEWDPILIYLCSSKLPRPFLEEFENSLEDCKTLPTWNRFELFLTHKFKTLESVVNIKPIFNKTNQNKVDNKYRPEKGKFVNSFQTNVSQKPHSGSKNKFNSKAGATNSKITYPNSSSNSQMCPICREVHFIRDCPKFIEKNINDRIHVVKVAHLCYNCLSSNHGIKDCKSKYSCRECKMRHHTMLHKGTETQNVTHDPTRELVRPSTSTAALTTQIQSTPNMENNITTLTLQDDRTCEDHPRGTLLFTALVQIESRGQLFDARAIIDSGSQSTFISEKLKNKLCLPTKRNLVHITGVSEMVAETSTKACLFNLHSRLDPSFHLEVWAPVLRTLPSNLPAQNLDLSLLRDFVNLDLADPKFYISQPVDLLIGMDIGPLIFNTNTPMKSIGSLLAQHTVFGCEELGNSRNIAMAQFFRMERKLMKTPEIKAQYDQTILEYLELGHMKKISPQEISKTPNYYLPHHAVIKPDRLTTKLRVVFNASSPSSNKRSLNDNLFTGPILQQDLVLQILKWRFFKYVYCADVTKMYRQILLDKSQTQYQRILFRKSPTDPLEDFELLTVTFGVNCAPFLAIRTLLQLAEDVADKYPIASKIIRENLYVDDVLAGAHTIEDAIKSRKELIRALGSAGFKLMKWSSNNHKVIQDLPSEQLLPLNWMELSEDSSTKTLGVRWNISGDYFTFNQPTIEGRQNYTKREVLSSIAKLFDPCGWLAPVIVVAKLVMQQIWLDKIDWDDPLKTITLMNWQKFVKNSDAIESVKIPRWINFVPNSKIEIHGFCDASESAYGAALYIRVELQDNQVETHLIAAKTRVAPIKKISLPRLELCGAVLLSKLASTTITNLQISNYSTQFWTDSTIVLAWLKKPPCAWSTFVGNRVSEILENVGNDKWQHVDSEDNPADVASRGCTPSELKSHQLWWHGPQWLKLPRDRWPKFEILEDTNLETKTVKVLNASTFEDPLMRFSSLPRAYRVLSYVLRFWRNTGQNRSHLRISTQEITPEEIQETKRRLLIMTQSQHFAHDYANLLKKIKISSTSSLLTMNPFIDSSGIMRSNGRLVQSPVLSYNERHPILLPYDARFTQLLVEFTHKVTLHGGSQLMTRVLRSEFWIFRLKPLVKKVIHNCKTCILFKRHTQSQIMASLPPERTLLSRPFTNTGVDFAGPFNIKNYKTRVCLITKGYICIFVCFATKAVYLEATSDLSSQSFLAAFSRFIARRGCPSCIYSDNGKNFTGAAELLKKDRLQFMKSLQTQTLQQYSHNNLVWKFIPPGAPHMGGLWEAGVKSLKTHLRKFIPNMSFTFEELSTILARIEACLNSRPLYRANDDPNDFSPLTPGHFLIGTSMLAPAEPDISDQDVTLANRWQRLKIVSQYFCMRWKSEYLKELHRRNKWKYQQENLKENDLVVIKDDRFPPTDWAMGRIEKIYPGTDQNIRVVDIRTARGTFSRPVTKLVKLFSA, encoded by the exons atggagaaaatttttaaagagcAATTTGTAAACAGTGTCAATGATTTGAATGATTTTGAAAGCATTTATTCTGTCGCGAAGACCACTGAAGATATTCGACAACTTGAGTCCCTAAGGGTAGAAGTTGAGACCCTATGGTCAAATGTTAAAAAAGCATACTTCGATTGTCGCAATCATGTTCCACAAGGTGAGGAACAACCAATAGATAAAACGAAACTTCGGACCCACTACCACGAAGCGATGTCGTCATACAAAAGAGTTTTGAGTTCTATCAATGCTGATATAATCGCATTAAAGGATCACGCGGCCAAAGAAAAGACAGAAAGAGAATCTTTAGAGACCCATGATAGGAATCTTGAGTTTTCGCCAGCTTTAAGACTTCCTCCCTGTGATACTGACGTTTTTAGGGGAGGATACAGCGCTTGGCCTACTTTTAGGGATCTTTTTTCTGCCATTTATATTAACAACTCTCGACTTAGTAACGTCGAAAAACTATTCCATCTGACACAGAAAACTTCTGGAGAGGCAAGGGAAATAATTAGTAACGTTCCATTAACCAATGATGGGTTTATTTTAGCATGGAAAAATTTGACGGATCGTTACGAAAACAAAAGAATGCAGGTTAATGATCAATTGAAAACACTTTTCAATTTGCCCAACGTCTCTGTTGATTCAAGTCAATCAGTGCAAAAACTTCAAAGAACAGTGAACAGTTGTATCCAGACTCTGGAAACACTTGGTATAGAAGTCAAGGAATGGGACCCAATTCTAATTTATCTCTGTTCTTCAAAATTACCAAGACCCTTTCTCGAGGAATTTGAGAATTCTTTGGAAGACTGTAAGACTCTTCCAACTTGGAATCGATTCGAACTTTTTTTGACTCACAAATTCAAAACTCTCGAGTCAGTGGTGAATATAAAACCaatattcaataaaacaaaccaaaataaaGTTGATAACAAATATAGGCCAGAGAAGGGAAAATTCGTCAATAGTTTTCAAACCAACGTTTCACAGAAACCTCATTCGGggagcaaaaacaaatttaattcgaAAGCAGGTgctacaaattcaaaaataacttaTCCAAACTCAAGTTCAAATAGTCAAATGTGTCCAATTTGTAGAGAAGTGCATTTTATTCGGGATTGTCCCAAATTTATTGAGAAAAATATCAATGATAGAATTCATGTTGTCAAAGTTGCACATCTTTGCTACAATTGTCTGTCATCCAACCATGGCATAAAAGATTGTAAAAGTAAATATTCTTGTCGAGAATGTAAAATGCGACATCATACAATGTTACATAAGGGAACAGAGACACAAAATGTTACCCATGACCCAACAAGAGAATTAGTACGACCCAGCACTAGTACTGCGGCTCTAACAACTCAAATACAGTCCACTCCAAACATGGAAAACAATATTACGACTTTGACTCTTCAAGATGATCGAACTTGTGAGGATCATCCCAGAGGTACATTGCTTTTCACAGCCTTAGTTCAAATCGAGTCTCGCGGACAATTATTTGATGCCAGAGCAATCATTGACTCTGGATCTCAATCTACTTTCATATCGGAAAAACTCAAGAATAAATTGTGTTTGCCAACTAAAcgaaatttagtacatattaCAGGAGTTAGTGAGATGGTggcagaaacttctacaaaagcttGTCTTTTCAATTTACATTCTCGTCTAGACCCTAGCTTCCATTTAGAAGTTTGGGCTCCTGTTTTGAGGACCCTTCCGTCAAATTTACCAGCACAAAACCTAGATTTATCACTACTTAGGGATTTTGTCAACCTTGATTTGGCAGATCCAAAATTCTACATCAGTCAACCGGTTGATCTTCTAATTGGAATGGATATAGGACCCTTAATTTTTAACACTAATACACCTATGAAATCAATCGGCTCTTTATTGGCCCAGCACaccgtttttgg TTGTGAAGAATTAGGAAATTCTCGAAATATCGCAATGGCGCAATTTTTCCGAATGGAGCGGAAGCTAATGAAGACTCCTGAAATAAAGGCACAATATGATCAAACAATTTTAGAATACTTGGAACTGGGACACATGAAGAAAATTTCGCCTCAAGAAATTTCTAAAACTCCTAATTATTATCTACCACATCATGCGGTGATAAAACCTGATCGTTTGACAACAAAACTTCGAGTTGTTTTTAATGCGTCAAGCCCTTCCTCAAATAAACGTAGCCTCAATGATAATTTATTTACTGGACCCATTCTCCAGCAAGATCTTGTCTTACAAATACTGAAATGGAGATTCTTTAAGTATGTTTATTGTGCGGATGTCACTAAGATGTACAGACAAATTCTGCTCGACAAAAGTCAAACACAATATCAGCGTatactttttagaaaatctccAACTGACCCATTAGAAGATTTTGAACTCTTAACAGTAACTTTTGGAGTTAATTGTGCTCCATTCCTGGCAATCCGGACACTTCTTCAACTTGCAGAGGATGTGGCGGACAAATATCCCATTGCATCAAAAATTATACGAGAAAATTTATATGTAGATGATGTTTTAGCTGGCGCGCACACTATTGAGGACGCTATTAAATCTCGTAAAGAGTTAATTCGAGCTTTGGGCTCTGCGGGTTTTAAACTAATGAAGTGGTCATCTAATAATCATAAAGTTATTCAAGATTTGCCTTCGGAACAGTTGCTTCCACTAAACTGGATGGAGTTATCTGAGGACTCATCAACCAAGACACTAGGAGTCAGGTGGAACATATCCGGGGATTATTTCACTTTTAATCAGCCAACTATAGAAGGTAGGCAAAATTACACCAAAAGAGAAGTTTTATCCtctattgcaaaattatttgaCCCATGTGGATGGTTAGCTCCAGTTATTGTAGTAGCCAAATTGGTTATGCAGCAAATATGGCTGGACAAAATCGACTGGGATGACCCATTGAAAACTATTACTCTCATGAATTGGCAAAAATTCGTAAAAAATAGTGACGCTATTGAATCTGTAAAAATACCTAGATGGATTAATTTtgtcccaaattcaaaaatagagatTCATGGGTTTTGTGATGCATCCGAGAGTGCATATGGGGCAGCTTTATATATTCGTGTTGAACTCCAAGATAACCAAGTTGAAACACATCTGATAGCTGCTAAGACCCGCGTTGCTCCAATTAAAAAGATTTCTTTGCCCCGACTCGAGTTGTGCGGAGCAGTTTTACTTTCTAAATTAGCATCAACAACGATTACAAATCTTCAAATTTCTAATTACTCAACTCAGTTTTGGACAGATTCTACAATCGTGTTAGCGTGGTTAAAAAAGCCTCCCTGTGCATGGAGTACATTTGTGGGAAATCGTGTTTCTGAAATtctggaaaatgttggcaacgatAAATGGCAACATGTTGACTCCGAAGACAACCCAGCTGATGTGGCTAGTAGAGGTTGTACGCCTTCTGAATTAAAATCACATCAATTATGGTGGCATGGGCCACAATGGTTGAAGTTACCTAGAGACAGATGgccgaaatttgaaattttggaagacaCAAATTTAGAAACAAAGACTGTGAAGGTTTTAAATGCTTCCACTTTTGAAGACCCTCTGATGCGATTTTCTTCGTTACCACGCGCTTACAGAGTATTGAGTTATGTTTTGCGTTTTTGGAGAAATACCGGGCAAAACAGATCACATCTAAGAATTTCTACCCAGGAGATAACTCCAGAAGAAATTCAAGAAACAAAACGACGTTTGCTCATTATGACTCAAAGTCAACATTTTGCACATGACTACGCTAACttattgaagaaaataaaaatctcgTCTACTAGTAGTTTATTGACGATGAACCCATTTATTGACTCAAGTGGCATTATGCGGTCAAATGGGCGACTAGTTCAATCTCCAGTTTTAAGTTATAACGAAAGACATCCTATTCTTTTGCCATATGATGCTCGCTTTACACAACTTTTGGTTGAATTTACTCATAAAGTTACTCTTCACGGTGGTAGTCAACTTATGACCCGTGTTTTGAGATCGGAATTCTGGATATTTCGATTAAAACCTTTGGTGAAAAAAGTTATCCACAATTGTAAGACTTGCATATTATTCAAACGACACACCCAATCTCAAATAATGGCATCACTTCCGCCTGAACGCACCCTGCTTTCACGACCTTTTACTAATACAGGTGTTGATTTTGCAGGTCCCTTCAACATTAAAAACTATAAAACAAGGGTCTGCTTGATAACCAAAGGTTATatctgtatttttgtgtgctttGCAACAAAGGCTGTTTACTTAGAAGCTACAAGTGATTTATCGTCACAGTCTTTTCTTGCGGCTTTTTCACGATTTATTGCTCGAAGAGGTTGCCCTTCTTGTATTTATTCAGATAATGGGAAGAATTTCACTGGTGCAGCAGAACTTTTGAAGAAAGATCGTCTACAATTTATGAAAAGTTTACAAACCCAAACATTGCAACAATATTCTCACAACAATCTTGTGTGGAAATTTATACCTCCTGGTGCCCCTCATATGGGCGGTTTATGGGAAGCGGGTGTGAAATCACTGAAGACCCATTTACGAAAGTTTATTCCTAATATGAGCTTCACTTTTGAAGAATTATCTACCATATTGGCTCGTATAGAAGCTTGTTTGAATTCACGACCTTTGTATAGAGCCAATGATGATCCTAATGATTTTTCTCCTCTTACCCCTGGTCATTTTTTGATCGGGACTTCAATGCTGGCTCCAGCGGAGCCTGATATTTCAGATCAAGATGTCACACTTGCCAACAGGTGGCAACGACTCAAAATTGTGTCTCAATATTTTTGTATGAGGTGGAAGTCAGAATACCTTAAAGAATTGCACCGTCGCAACAAATGGAAGTACCAGCaggaaaatttaaaagaaaatgatCTCGTGGTAATAAAAGATGACAGATTTCCTCCCACTGATTGGGCAATGGGTcggattgaaaaaatatatccgGGTACCGACCAAAACATAAGGGTAGTAGATATACGAACGGCAAGGGGGACATTCAGTAGACCCGTTACGAAGCTGGTCAAGCTATTTTCCGCATGA
- the LOC142231204 gene encoding uncharacterized protein LOC142231204, with the protein MAAYLPRPERSNSERLGRERNNRAPERTPRHRSSNRQNQHVDWRGRPTSWQYSCGLCQEDHAISSCARFLEKTPSQRYETVERRGYCRNCLARSHLAPDCPSLSGCRRCNLRHHSLLHGAPQFDDPLRPAHLVGPIAEAPPSDPTPSREDDAPLRWDLVFVPTATVRVSEDGVNTWTTIRAIINQSATMSRMAYSTFRRIGLRSFIHRGHRFTTFRLMPRSTNSTWALRVNALITNDLPTRPYSDPILEDPTRDLAADTLADIDPRSNTTIDLELGADVYPALRRDGHVFTGLGDVHAYQTTLGYTFAGPIRNMPMN; encoded by the coding sequence ATGGCTGCATATTTACCACGCCCGGAAAGAAGTAATAGTGAGCGACTCGGTCGGGAGAGAAACAACAGGGCACCAGAGAGGACTCCAAGGCATCGATCCAGCAATCGCCAGAACCAACACGTTGATTGGCGCGGAAGACCAACTTCCTGGCAATATTCTTGCGGTCTCTGTCAGGAAGACCACGCCATAAGTTCCTGTGCTCGATTTTTAGAGAAGACACCATCACAACGCTATGAAACTGTCGAGAGGCGTGGTTACTGTAGAAACTGCCTAGCAAGAAGTCATCTTGCTCCTGACTGTCCTTCTCTAAGTGGCTGTAGAAGATGCAATTTGcgccatcattcacttctccacGGAGCTCCCCAATTCGACGACCCGCTAAGACCCGCTCACCTTGTTGGACCAATAGCAGAAGCGCCACCCTCAGACCCTACACCTTCTCGCGAAGATGACGCCCCTTTGCGGTGGGATTTAGTTTTTGTACCCACAGCTACGGTACGAGTGTCGGAGGACGGGGTGAACACCTGGACCACTATTCGGGCAATTATAAATCAATCTGCCACCATGTCCAGGATGGCGTATTCTACCTTTCGACGCATAGGGCTACGGTCATTTATTCATCGAGGCCATCGCTTTACAACGTTTCGCTTAATGCCTCGGAGCACCAACAGTACGTGGGCACTGCGTGTAAATGCCCTAATCACAAATGATTTGCCAACCAGACCGTATTCAGACCCTATATTAGAAGACCCGACCCGAGATCTCGCTGCAGATACGCTAGCAGATATAGACCCACGTTCAAACACAACAATAGATTTAGAGCTGGGAGCCGATGTTTATCCAGCGCTACGAAGAGATGGTCATGTTTTCACCGGGCTAGGCGATGTGCACGCCTATCAAACAACGCTTGGCTACACTTTTGCTGGTCCAATAAGGAACATGCCAATGAATTAA
- the LOC142231205 gene encoding uncharacterized protein LOC142231205, producing MPNEPLISQTTAAFVKPPKPLQITGNNVSTSWKSWIQQYRWFATAAELEMKSAQIQVATFMSSIGADAVNVFNSFSLGPEEKKDIKIIEQRFEDYFAPKISVTFERYKFNTLYQNEGETFEEYFTKIKNQAKKCEFGQIEDSLLRDKIVVGIGNDSVREKLLSEDDIDLAKAIKICRASEMATQQLKELHKNDDMKVDAIRKYAKPKSFKKTSSNEQTAITYDCKRCGRQHESRNCPAFNSKCRNCQRRGHYSKFCFQNKRNGTKLVNSLQQNMSAESDSDSDLLVLTVRTSETNKDGKDNWYEEITIDKKKIKFKLDTAAQCNVIPLSVLDKGQQKYIQSVNNKLIAFGGAKIDVHGEIFLTCIVRNKKYNASFFVVKDFPNLEPLLGKNDCERFSLILRVNEVMFDKQIFDGLGKVKNFIYDIDLVENPSFEHYAPRRIPHALKEAVKKEIDNMVKLGVLVKTDEITPAVSPMVIVKQKGKIRLCIDPTDINKNIQRRYHPLNTIDEITANIKNSKWFTLLDCKKGFWQIEVSERTQKYLTMATPWGRYSFRRLPFGLASAPEVYQNLMSQLLEHMPNTEVSMDDILIHAVTKEQLERQTAEVMDILSKLGLKLNKEKCIFNVNKVKFLGHILTSDGIAPDPQKVSAINQLKIPENKVELQRILGMATYLSKFITNFSEITAPLRHLLKKDVEWCWLPQHESAFKKLKDAFSSTPLLRYYDPNLDVKLQVDASKYSVGAALLQNDQPVAYASKALTKAQQNYAQIEKEATAIRFACEKFHEYIYGKKLTIETDHKPLETIFKKPLYSAPQRLQSILLYVMPYSPHVVYRKGSEIKLADTLSRDCLNKQTHAEEKLVEVHVVSNFTTTTKERIKRETANDTNLRTLQTFILKHSYLLQFCAFFLTWNQYQNH from the coding sequence ATGCCAAACGAACCACTAATTTCGCAAACTACAGCGGCTTTCGTTAAGCCTCCAAAACCCCTGCAAATAACGGGTAATAATGTGTCTACTTCTTGGAAAAGTTGGATTCAGCAGTATAGATGGTTTGCAACTGCGGCGGAATTAGAGATGAAATCAGCCCAAATTCAAGTCGCTACATTTATGTCATCGATTGGAGCAGATGCTGTTAATGTTTTCAATTCCTTTTCATTGGGACCCGAAGAAAAAAAAGATATTAAAATAATAGAACAAAGGTTCGAAGATTACTTCGCCCCAAAAATTAGTGTAACATTTGAGAGGTATAAATTTAATACTCTCTACCAAAATGAAGGAGAAACATTCGAAGaatattttactaaaataaaaaatcaagcgaaaaaatgtgaatttggtCAAATAGAAGATTCCCTGCTCCGTGATAAAATAGTCGTCGGTATTGGTAATGATTCTGTGAGAGAGAAACTGTTATCTGAAGATGATATCGATCTGGCAAAAGCAATTAAAATATGCAGAGCAAGTGAAATGGCTACGCAACAGTTAAAAGAGCTACATAAAAACGACGACATGAAAGTCGATGCCATAAGGAAATATGCAAAACccaaaagttttaagaaaacaagCAGCAATGAACAGACGGCAATAACATACGACTGCAAACGATGTGGAAGACAGCATGAGAGTCGTAACTGTCCAGCATTCAACAGCAAATGCCGAAATTGTCAACGAAGAGggcattattcaaaattttgttttcagaaTAAACGCAATGGTACGAAGCTGGTTAATTCTCTGCAGCAGAACATGAGCGCCGAATCGGACAGCGACAGCGACTTGCTCGTTCTAACTGTCAGAACATCCGAAACAAACAAAGACGGAAAAGACAATTGGTATGAAGAAATAacaatcgataaaaaaaaaattaaatttaagctTGATACTGCTGCACAATGCAACGTTATTCCACTGAGTGTTTTAGATAAAGgtcaacaaaaatatattcaatctgTGAATAACAAATTAATAGCATTTGGTGGCGCGAAAATTGATGTTCATGGGGAAATCTTTTTGACTTGTATAGTtcgcaataaaaaatataatgcatCATTTTTTGTTGTGAAAGATTTTCCTAATCTAGAACCTCTTCTGGGTAAAAATGATTGTGAACGGTTTTCATTAATACTTAGAGTTAACGAAGTGATGTTCGACAAGCAAATTTTTGATGGTTTGGGAAAAGTAAAAAACTTCATATACGACATTGATTTAGTAGAAAACCCATCATTCGAACACTATGCTCCACGAAGAATTCCTCATGCATTAAAAGAGGCTGTTAAAAAAGAGATTGACAACATGGTAAAACTTGGAGTTTTAGTAAAAACAGATGAAATTACACCGGCTGTATCACCAATGGTCATCGTTAAACAAAAAGGTAAGATTCGGTTATGCATTGACCCtaccgatataaataaaaacatacaaaggCGTTACCATCCACTAAACACGATAGATGAAATAACAGcgaatattaaaaattctaaatgGTTCACTTTGTTAGATTGTAAAAAAGGCTTTTGGCAGATCGAGGTTAGTGAGCGTACGCAGAAATATTTAACAATGGCGACACCATGGGGTCGTTACTCATTCAGACGATTGCCTTTTGGATTGGCCTCAGCTCCAGAAGTTTATCAAAACTTGATGTCACAGCTATTGGAACACATGCCAAACACCGAAGTATCGATGGACGATATTTTGATCCATGCAGTTACCAAAGAACAGCTTGAACGTCAAACCGCAGAAGTAATGGATATTTTATCTAAATTAGGTTTGaagttaaataaagaaaaatgtatatttaacGTAaacaaagtgaaatttttagggCATATATTGACGTCGGATGGAATAGCCCCAGACCCCCAAAAGGTATCTGCAATTAATCAACTTAAAATACCTGAAAACAAAGTGGAACTTCAAAGAATATTGGGCATGGCAACATACCTTTCCaaatttatcacaaatttttctgaaattactGCACCACTTAGACATCTTTTGAAAAAAGACGTAGAATGGTGCTGGTTGCCACAACACGAATCAGCATTCAAAAAACTAAAAGATGCTTTTTCCTCAACGCCATTGCTTCGCTATTACGACCCTAATTTAGATGTTAAGCTTCAAGTGGATGCAAGCAAATATAGTGTAGGCGCAGCATTGCTACAGAATGATCAACCAGTCGCATACGCATCAAAAGCTCTAACAAAAGCACAACAGAACTACGCACAAATAGAAAAAGAAGCTACtgccatccgctttgcctgcgAAAAGTTTCATGAATATATTTACGGGAAAAAACTTACAATTGAAACCGACCACAAACCCTtagaaacaatatttaaaaaaccTCTCTATTCAGCTCCTCAAAGATTACAATCCATACTACTTTATGTTATGCCATACTCTCCCCATGTTGTTTACAGAAAAGGCTCTGAAATAAAACTAGCAGACACACTAAGTAGGGACTGcttaaacaaacaaacacacgCAGAAGAGAAACTAGTTGAAGTGCATGTCGTTTCAAAttttacaacaacaactaaaGAACGAATCAAACGTGAAACTGCAAATGACACAAATCTTCGAACTCTACAAACATTCATACTTAAACATTCATACTTGCTTCAATTCTGCGCTTTTTTTTTGACTTGGAATCAgtatcaaaatcattag